The proteins below are encoded in one region of Myxococcales bacterium:
- a CDS encoding DUF1552 domain-containing protein: MRKGPHKKLKLNRRAVLRGMGIAGIAIALPPLEAMLNSKGQFHRVARSENVDQPKRFVLFHWGDGAAMDYWKTGSLSNLANDSILNGLRVGGMDGLVSAPPMVAPVASDVTPLINAITNIGNDVASTTQSLERHTACGFSFSTGLPAKTESGTFRGKFEAEVKGAQGISVDQAIAKHIRGDAPYGSINSCARNIGGASDITIVRRAYSFGEGGQFQDYFVDPRKFFDDIFTQFSGNTGEPDPELEKLKAKRGSVLDYVDTDIQTLQNELGQSDREKLEEHLTSIRELELRLSTGPRSCESPATPAASTPSNNEAIEYQNRVEDLLTLHQMAFICDLTRVMYVSLCSSSDSYLYSFLGHTSNEHGLSHSSPVNSPAEYAQFAELARWRVSRFAHFIEKLNVPLGDDTTLLDHCAVVGTSEMGDVNHRDDVLPVLVAGNLGGMTGGGTVAAPSGTQISNLWLTAMRAVGVSASDEASIGNSTGTIGGLWI; encoded by the coding sequence GTGAGAAAGGGACCACATAAGAAGCTTAAACTTAATCGCCGTGCAGTGCTTCGCGGCATGGGTATCGCAGGCATCGCGATTGCTCTGCCACCACTGGAGGCCATGCTCAACAGCAAGGGGCAGTTTCATCGCGTTGCACGTAGTGAAAACGTCGATCAACCAAAGCGTTTCGTTTTGTTTCATTGGGGCGATGGCGCAGCGATGGATTATTGGAAAACCGGATCGCTTAGCAATCTTGCAAACGACTCGATTCTCAATGGGCTGCGTGTCGGTGGGATGGACGGCTTGGTCTCGGCGCCTCCCATGGTCGCACCAGTCGCTAGCGACGTAACCCCCTTGATCAATGCCATCACAAACATTGGAAACGATGTCGCTTCGACAACACAAAGCCTCGAGCGCCACACTGCTTGTGGCTTTAGTTTCTCAACTGGTCTGCCTGCAAAAACCGAGAGCGGAACCTTTCGAGGTAAATTCGAAGCTGAAGTCAAAGGCGCACAAGGCATCTCAGTAGACCAAGCCATCGCCAAACACATCCGTGGTGATGCTCCCTATGGCTCCATCAATTCCTGCGCACGCAACATTGGCGGCGCAAGCGACATCACCATTGTACGCCGGGCCTATTCCTTCGGAGAGGGCGGTCAGTTCCAAGACTACTTCGTCGATCCTCGAAAGTTTTTCGATGACATCTTCACGCAGTTTAGCGGAAACACCGGCGAGCCGGATCCCGAGCTTGAAAAGCTCAAAGCAAAGCGCGGCAGCGTCTTGGACTACGTCGACACCGATATCCAAACCTTGCAAAATGAACTCGGACAATCCGATCGCGAAAAACTAGAAGAACACCTCACAAGCATTCGTGAACTTGAGCTTCGATTAAGCACAGGACCACGAAGTTGCGAGTCGCCCGCAACACCTGCAGCAAGCACGCCCTCAAACAACGAAGCGATCGAGTATCAAAACCGCGTTGAAGATTTGCTCACGCTCCATCAAATGGCGTTTATCTGCGATTTGACGCGAGTGATGTATGTTTCGCTGTGCAGCTCTTCGGACAGCTACCTTTATTCATTTCTCGGACACACGAGCAACGAGCACGGCCTATCACACTCAAGCCCCGTAAACTCTCCTGCAGAATACGCTCAGTTTGCCGAACTCGCCCGCTGGCGTGTCTCTCGCTTTGCACACTTTATTGAAAAACTTAATGTACCTTTGGGGGATGATACGACTTTGTTGGATCATTGCGCAGTGGTCGGCACCAGCGAAATGGGCGACGTCAATCACCGCGACGATGTGCTCCCTGTTCTTGTCGCTGGAAACCTCGGCGGCATGACCGGCGGCGGCACAGTCGCTGCGCCTTCCGGAACGCAAATCTCAAATCTTTGGCTCACCGCCATGCGCGCCGTAGGTGTTTCGGCATCCGACGAAGCCAGTATCGGAAACTCCACGGGCACGATTGGAGGACTTTGGATATGA
- a CDS encoding DUF1592 domain-containing protein, translating to MRYLSLAILSVTLLSTSCSGSIGANTNTSGTSSVAAALTCTADKHSPGPAPIRRLTKREYINSIADIFGVDVSSMAEEFPLDPVMKGFRNNATLLTISVDQAATYQSIAEYVAEQVLSSPDKLAELTGGCNVAEQSCQEQAARSLGRKVYRRPLREDEQHNDLAPLIALGQTHDPADANGAIRLIIEGMLQSSRFLFRTELGENNTERPDLLKITGYEMASRLSFMLWQSSPDDALLDAAEAGELDTKEGVTSYAEQMLADERAKNSMHVFADQWLRLPLADNATPGEVDIDPTLKSAAHEEASRLIEDFLWNETDAIGLFNASYGYVDSTLANQYGLSGVGASGFEKTELVASGRGGFFGTASFLIMSAPVGKPPVVHRGKYIRDVVLCDPPPPVPADLQVSPEADRLADPVCAGCHTMMDPIGNGLEMFDQLAQKRDAYPDDSPLPGAGYIDGFDEPDFQNVAELGSKLAAAPETPACMVEYFFHWSLGRLQDTVADSCTLDALNADFENSGHNFKDLIRNFVQTDAFRFRIPIE from the coding sequence ATGAGATACCTTAGCTTAGCGATCCTGTCGGTTACTCTACTTAGTACAAGCTGCAGCGGTTCGATCGGTGCCAACACGAACACAAGTGGAACTAGCAGCGTGGCCGCAGCGTTGACCTGCACCGCAGACAAACACAGCCCCGGACCCGCGCCCATTCGCCGACTCACCAAACGCGAGTACATCAACAGCATTGCCGACATTTTCGGAGTGGATGTCTCAAGCATGGCCGAAGAGTTTCCTTTGGATCCCGTCATGAAAGGTTTTCGCAACAACGCTACGCTTTTGACCATCAGCGTGGATCAAGCAGCCACCTACCAAAGCATTGCCGAATATGTTGCTGAGCAAGTGCTAAGTTCGCCCGACAAGCTTGCCGAACTTACCGGTGGATGCAATGTCGCTGAGCAAAGTTGCCAAGAGCAAGCCGCTCGCAGCCTTGGCCGAAAAGTCTACCGTCGCCCACTGCGAGAAGATGAGCAGCACAATGATCTGGCGCCTTTGATAGCCCTTGGACAAACCCACGACCCTGCCGATGCCAATGGCGCAATTCGCTTGATCATCGAAGGAATGCTGCAATCTTCTCGTTTTCTTTTCCGCACCGAGCTCGGAGAAAACAACACCGAGCGACCTGATTTGCTAAAAATCACCGGTTACGAAATGGCCTCGCGCCTTTCCTTTATGCTCTGGCAAAGCAGCCCCGATGATGCTTTGCTTGATGCGGCCGAAGCCGGTGAACTTGATACAAAAGAAGGTGTGACCAGCTACGCTGAGCAGATGCTTGCCGATGAACGCGCCAAAAACTCCATGCACGTCTTTGCCGATCAGTGGCTGCGCTTGCCCCTTGCGGACAACGCAACGCCTGGCGAAGTTGATATCGATCCGACTCTCAAGAGCGCAGCCCACGAAGAAGCCTCACGACTCATCGAAGATTTTCTTTGGAACGAAACCGACGCCATTGGACTTTTCAATGCCAGCTACGGTTACGTCGATAGCACCTTGGCCAATCAATACGGTCTAAGCGGCGTGGGCGCATCCGGTTTTGAGAAAACCGAGCTTGTCGCAAGCGGCCGTGGTGGCTTCTTTGGCACAGCTTCCTTTTTGATCATGTCCGCTCCGGTGGGCAAACCTCCAGTCGTTCACCGCGGTAAATACATCCGAGACGTGGTGCTGTGTGATCCGCCCCCGCCAGTGCCAGCCGATCTGCAGGTCTCGCCAGAGGCCGATCGCTTGGCTGACCCGGTCTGCGCTGGATGCCACACGATGATGGATCCAATCGGCAACGGTTTAGAAATGTTCGATCAGCTCGCTCAAAAACGAGACGCTTATCCGGACGACAGCCCCTTACCCGGCGCTGGTTACATTGATGGCTTCGATGAACCGGATTTCCAAAATGTGGCCGAGCTTGGATCAAAACTCGCTGCAGCACCTGAGACCCCGGCTTGCATGGTCGAGTACTTCTTTCACTGGTCGCTTGGACGCTTGCAAGACACCGTGGCTGATAGCTGCACCTTGGATGCACTCAACGCTGACTTTGAAAACAGTGGCCATAACTTCAAAGACCTGATCCGCAACTTCGTCCAAACCGACGCCTTCCGTTTCCGGATCCCCATCGAGTAG